A window of the Juglans microcarpa x Juglans regia isolate MS1-56 chromosome 5D, Jm3101_v1.0, whole genome shotgun sequence genome harbors these coding sequences:
- the LOC121265507 gene encoding probable UDP-N-acetylglucosamine--peptide N-acetylglucosaminyltransferase SPINDLY isoform X2, with amino-acid sequence MLMTSYQKALRADPSYKPAAECLAIVLTDLGTSLKLAGSVQEGIQKYHEALKIDPHYAPAYYNLGVVYSEMLQFDLALNCYEKAALERPMYAEAYCNMGVIYKNRGELESAIACYERCLAVSPNFEIAKNNMAIALTDLGTKVKLEGDINQGVGYYKKALYYNWHYADAMYNLGVAYGEMLKFDMAIVFYELAFHFNPQCAEACNNLGVIYKDRDNLDKAVECYQLALSIKPNFSQSLNNLGVVYTVQGKMDIAASLIEKAIIANPTYAEAYNNLGVLYRDAGNISLAIDAYEQCLKIDPDSRNAGQNRLLAMNYINEGHDDKLFEAHRDWGKRFMRLYPQYTSWDNAKDLERPLVIGYVSPDFFTHSVSYFIEAPLVHHVYANYKVVVYSAVVKADAKTIRFKEKVIKKGGIWRDIYGIDEKKVAIMVREDKIDILVELTGHTANNKLGMMACRPAPVQVTWIGYPNTTGLPAIDYRITDSLADSPHTKQEHVEELVRLPECFLCYTPSPEAGPVSPTPALSNGFITFGSFNNLAKITPKVLQVWARILCAVPNSRLVVKCKPFCCDSVRERFLSTLEQLGLEPLRVDLLPLILLNHDHMQAYSLMDISLDTFPYAGTTTTCESLYMGVPCVTMAGSVHAHNVGVSLLSKVGLGHLVAKSEDEYVQLALQLASDTTALSNLRMSLRDLMSKSPVCDGINFTLGLESAYRNMWHRYCKGDVPSSRRMEMLEQKLVVSEESAIKISEPTRNIKSRESPPGDIKINGYSPLPPSMPNSST; translated from the exons ATGCTCATGACA TCATATCAGAAGGCTCTGAGAGCAGACCCATCATACAAACCAGCTGCGGAATGCCTGGCCATTGTCTTAACAGATCTTGGGACCAGCTTAAAGCTTGCCGGAAGTGTTCAAGAGGGGATTCAGAAGTACCACGAAGCACTCAAAATAGATCCACACTATGCT CCGGCATATTATAATCTTGGGGTTGTCTATTCTGAGATGTTGCAATTCGATTTGGCCCTTAATTGCTACGAGAAGGCTGCATTAGAGAGGCCTATGTATGCTGAAGCATATTGCAACATGGGTGTCATTTACAAGAATCGTGGAGAATTAGAGTCAGCTATTGCTTGTTATGAGAG GTGTCTAGCCGTTTCGCCAAATTTTGAGATTGCAAAGAACAATATGGCAATAGCCCTGACAGATTTAGGAACAAAG GTTAAATTGGAGGGAGACATCAATCAAGGCGTGGGATATTACAAGAAGGCTTTGTATTATAATTGGCACTATGCTGATGCTATGTATAATCTAGGGGTTGCTTATGGTGAAATGCTTAAATTTGATATG GCTATCGTATTCTATGAACTTGCTTTCCACTTCAATCCCCAATGTGCGGAGGCATGCAACAATCTTGGAGTAATATACAAAGATAGAGACAACCTCGATAAAGCTGTAGAGTGTTATCAG TTGGCTTTGTCGATCAAACCAAACTTCTCACAATCTTTGAACAATCTTGGTGTTGTTTACACCGTCCAG GGTAAAATGGATATTGCTGCAAGCTTGATCGAGAAAGCCATCATTGCAAATCCCACATATGCAGAGGCATATAATAATTTAg GGGTTCTTTATAGAGATGCTGGCAATATATCTCTTGCTATTGATGCGTATGAGCAATGCCTTAAGATAGATCCTGACTCTCGAAATGCAGGACAG aATCGATTGCTTGCAATGAATTACATAAATGAAGGACATGATGATAAACTTTTTGAGGCTCACAG GGACTGGGGTAAGCGCTTTATGCGGTTATATCCACAGTACACATCATGGGACAATGCGAAGGATCTGGAAAGGCCGCTTGTGATTGGATATGTATCTCCTGATTTTTTTACTCATTCTGTATCCTATTTTATAGAAGCCCCCCTTGTCCATCATGTCTATGCAAATTACAAGGTGGTTGTTTATTCAGCAGTTGTGAAG GCAGACGCAAAAACCATTAGGTTTAAGGAGAAAGTCATAAAAAAAGGTGGGATATGGAGAGATATATATGGGATTGACGAAAAGAAGGTAGCAATCATGGTTAGAGAAGATAAAATTGACATTTTGGTAGAACTTACTGGTCATACTGCTAACAATAAGTTGGGAATGATGGCTTGTCGACCTGCACCTGTCCAG GTGACTTGGATTGGCTACCCAAATACAACTGGTTTGCCTGCAATTGATTATCGAATCACTGATTCATTGGCAGACTCTCCTCATACAAAGCAAGA GCATGTGGAGGAGTTAGTTCGATTACCAGAATGCTTTCTTTGTTATACTCCTTCTCCTGAGGCTGGGCCAGTCTCCCCAACTCCTGCTCTTTCCAATGGCTTTATTACTTTTGGTAGCTTTAATAATCTAGCGAAG ATTACGCCCAAGGTGTTGCAAGTTTGGGCAAGGATTCTCTGTGCAGTTCCAAATTCTCGCCTTGTGGTAAAATGTAAGCCTTTTTGTTGTGATAGTGTACGGGAAAGATTTCTTTCAACACTGGAGCAACTGGGATTGGAACCTCTACGTGTTGATCTTCTGCCACTGATTCTTCTTAACCACGATCATATGCAAGCATATTCTCTTATGGACATTAG TTTGGATACTTTTCCGTATGCTGGAACTACCACGACATGTGAATCTTTGTACATGGGTGTCCCTTGTGTCACTATGGCCGGTTCAGTGCATGCTCACAATGTTGGCGTGAGTCTTCTCAGCAAAGTTG GCTTGGGACATCTTGTTGCCAAAAGTGAAGATGAATATGTCCAATTGGCACTGCAGTTGGCCTCTGACACAACAGCACTCTCAAATTTGAGGATGTCTCTCCGTGACCTCATGTCCAAGTCCCCCGTCTGTGATGGAATAAACTTTACCCTTGGTCTTGAGTCAGCATACCGAAACATGTGGCACAGGTACTGCAAAGGCGATGTGCCGTCTTCAAGGCGCATGGAAATGCTAGAACAGAAGTTGGTGGTTTCTGAAGAATCGGCTATTAAAATTTCAGAACCTACAAGGAATATTAAGTCAAGAGAAAGCCCTCCTGGAGATATCAAGATCAATGGATATAGTCCACTACCACCATCTATGCCAAACTCGTCCACTTGA
- the LOC121265509 gene encoding peptidyl-prolyl cis-trans isomerase CYP18-2, producing MWASAEGGPPEVTLETSMGPFTVELYYKHAPRTCRNFLELSRRNYYDNVKFHRIIKDFMVQGGDPTGTGRGGESIYGPKFDDEIKPELKHTGAGILSMANAGPNTNGSQFFITLAPCPSLDGKHTIFGRVCRGMEIIKRLGSVQTDNNDRPIHDVKILRTSVKD from the exons atgTGGGCCAGCGCAGAAGGAGGGCCTCCGGAGGTCACGCTCGAGACGTCAATGGGTCCTTTTACCGTTGAG CTATACTACAAGCACGCACCGAGAACTTGCAGGAACTTCCTTGAACTTTCTCGCAGAAACTACTACGACAACGTTAAATTCCACAGAATCATCAag gattttatggtgcaaggTGGGGATCCTACAGGGACCGGAAGGGGTGGAGAATCCATATACGG CCCAAAATTCGATGATGAGATTAAACCAGAGTTGAAGCATACTGGGGCTGGGATTTTGTCCATGGCAAATGCTGGTCCGAATACAAATGGAAGTCAATTCTTCATCACCCTGGCACCATGTCCATCTCTGGACG GAAAACATACAATATTTGGTAGGGTTTGTAGGGGAATGGAGATAATCAAAAGACTTGGCAGTGTCCAAACTGATAATAATGATAG ACCCATCCATGACGTGAAAATACTTCGGACATCAGTCAAGGACTAA
- the LOC121265507 gene encoding probable UDP-N-acetylglucosamine--peptide N-acetylglucosaminyltransferase SPINDLY isoform X1, with translation MAWSEKVVGNGIERDPVRDNGFLNGSQPSPSNSGSPVSVSPVQKRFEGKDAISYANILRSRNKFAEALDLYESVLERESGNVEAHIGKGICLQMQNIPKLAIHSFAEAIRLDPQNACALTYCGIVYKDEGCLAEAAESYQKALRADPSYKPAAECLAIVLTDLGTSLKLAGSVQEGIQKYHEALKIDPHYAPAYYNLGVVYSEMLQFDLALNCYEKAALERPMYAEAYCNMGVIYKNRGELESAIACYERCLAVSPNFEIAKNNMAIALTDLGTKVKLEGDINQGVGYYKKALYYNWHYADAMYNLGVAYGEMLKFDMAIVFYELAFHFNPQCAEACNNLGVIYKDRDNLDKAVECYQLALSIKPNFSQSLNNLGVVYTVQGKMDIAASLIEKAIIANPTYAEAYNNLGVLYRDAGNISLAIDAYEQCLKIDPDSRNAGQNRLLAMNYINEGHDDKLFEAHRDWGKRFMRLYPQYTSWDNAKDLERPLVIGYVSPDFFTHSVSYFIEAPLVHHVYANYKVVVYSAVVKADAKTIRFKEKVIKKGGIWRDIYGIDEKKVAIMVREDKIDILVELTGHTANNKLGMMACRPAPVQVTWIGYPNTTGLPAIDYRITDSLADSPHTKQEHVEELVRLPECFLCYTPSPEAGPVSPTPALSNGFITFGSFNNLAKITPKVLQVWARILCAVPNSRLVVKCKPFCCDSVRERFLSTLEQLGLEPLRVDLLPLILLNHDHMQAYSLMDISLDTFPYAGTTTTCESLYMGVPCVTMAGSVHAHNVGVSLLSKVGLGHLVAKSEDEYVQLALQLASDTTALSNLRMSLRDLMSKSPVCDGINFTLGLESAYRNMWHRYCKGDVPSSRRMEMLEQKLVVSEESAIKISEPTRNIKSRESPPGDIKINGYSPLPPSMPNSST, from the exons ATGGCCTGGTCGGAAAAAGTTGTTGGTAATGGGATAGAGAGGGACCCGGTTCGAGATAATGGTTTCTTAAACGGATCACAGCCGTCTCCCAGTAATAGTGGCTCACCTGTGAGTGTCTCCCCGGTGCAGAAGAGGTTTGAAGGAAAAGATGCTATTTCTTATGCTAACATTCTTcgttcgaggaacaaatttgcCGAGGCTCTTGATCTCTACGAGAGTGtcttggagagagagagtggtaaTGTGGAAGCTCACATTGGCAAAGGAATATGCCTGCAGATGCAGAATATCCCAAAGCTTGCAATTCACAGTTTTGCCGAGGCAATCAGATTGGACCCACAGAACGCTTGTGCACTAACTTATTGTGGTATAGTGTACAAAGACGAGGGTTGCCTAGCAGAGGCTGCTGAG TCATATCAGAAGGCTCTGAGAGCAGACCCATCATACAAACCAGCTGCGGAATGCCTGGCCATTGTCTTAACAGATCTTGGGACCAGCTTAAAGCTTGCCGGAAGTGTTCAAGAGGGGATTCAGAAGTACCACGAAGCACTCAAAATAGATCCACACTATGCT CCGGCATATTATAATCTTGGGGTTGTCTATTCTGAGATGTTGCAATTCGATTTGGCCCTTAATTGCTACGAGAAGGCTGCATTAGAGAGGCCTATGTATGCTGAAGCATATTGCAACATGGGTGTCATTTACAAGAATCGTGGAGAATTAGAGTCAGCTATTGCTTGTTATGAGAG GTGTCTAGCCGTTTCGCCAAATTTTGAGATTGCAAAGAACAATATGGCAATAGCCCTGACAGATTTAGGAACAAAG GTTAAATTGGAGGGAGACATCAATCAAGGCGTGGGATATTACAAGAAGGCTTTGTATTATAATTGGCACTATGCTGATGCTATGTATAATCTAGGGGTTGCTTATGGTGAAATGCTTAAATTTGATATG GCTATCGTATTCTATGAACTTGCTTTCCACTTCAATCCCCAATGTGCGGAGGCATGCAACAATCTTGGAGTAATATACAAAGATAGAGACAACCTCGATAAAGCTGTAGAGTGTTATCAG TTGGCTTTGTCGATCAAACCAAACTTCTCACAATCTTTGAACAATCTTGGTGTTGTTTACACCGTCCAG GGTAAAATGGATATTGCTGCAAGCTTGATCGAGAAAGCCATCATTGCAAATCCCACATATGCAGAGGCATATAATAATTTAg GGGTTCTTTATAGAGATGCTGGCAATATATCTCTTGCTATTGATGCGTATGAGCAATGCCTTAAGATAGATCCTGACTCTCGAAATGCAGGACAG aATCGATTGCTTGCAATGAATTACATAAATGAAGGACATGATGATAAACTTTTTGAGGCTCACAG GGACTGGGGTAAGCGCTTTATGCGGTTATATCCACAGTACACATCATGGGACAATGCGAAGGATCTGGAAAGGCCGCTTGTGATTGGATATGTATCTCCTGATTTTTTTACTCATTCTGTATCCTATTTTATAGAAGCCCCCCTTGTCCATCATGTCTATGCAAATTACAAGGTGGTTGTTTATTCAGCAGTTGTGAAG GCAGACGCAAAAACCATTAGGTTTAAGGAGAAAGTCATAAAAAAAGGTGGGATATGGAGAGATATATATGGGATTGACGAAAAGAAGGTAGCAATCATGGTTAGAGAAGATAAAATTGACATTTTGGTAGAACTTACTGGTCATACTGCTAACAATAAGTTGGGAATGATGGCTTGTCGACCTGCACCTGTCCAG GTGACTTGGATTGGCTACCCAAATACAACTGGTTTGCCTGCAATTGATTATCGAATCACTGATTCATTGGCAGACTCTCCTCATACAAAGCAAGA GCATGTGGAGGAGTTAGTTCGATTACCAGAATGCTTTCTTTGTTATACTCCTTCTCCTGAGGCTGGGCCAGTCTCCCCAACTCCTGCTCTTTCCAATGGCTTTATTACTTTTGGTAGCTTTAATAATCTAGCGAAG ATTACGCCCAAGGTGTTGCAAGTTTGGGCAAGGATTCTCTGTGCAGTTCCAAATTCTCGCCTTGTGGTAAAATGTAAGCCTTTTTGTTGTGATAGTGTACGGGAAAGATTTCTTTCAACACTGGAGCAACTGGGATTGGAACCTCTACGTGTTGATCTTCTGCCACTGATTCTTCTTAACCACGATCATATGCAAGCATATTCTCTTATGGACATTAG TTTGGATACTTTTCCGTATGCTGGAACTACCACGACATGTGAATCTTTGTACATGGGTGTCCCTTGTGTCACTATGGCCGGTTCAGTGCATGCTCACAATGTTGGCGTGAGTCTTCTCAGCAAAGTTG GCTTGGGACATCTTGTTGCCAAAAGTGAAGATGAATATGTCCAATTGGCACTGCAGTTGGCCTCTGACACAACAGCACTCTCAAATTTGAGGATGTCTCTCCGTGACCTCATGTCCAAGTCCCCCGTCTGTGATGGAATAAACTTTACCCTTGGTCTTGAGTCAGCATACCGAAACATGTGGCACAGGTACTGCAAAGGCGATGTGCCGTCTTCAAGGCGCATGGAAATGCTAGAACAGAAGTTGGTGGTTTCTGAAGAATCGGCTATTAAAATTTCAGAACCTACAAGGAATATTAAGTCAAGAGAAAGCCCTCCTGGAGATATCAAGATCAATGGATATAGTCCACTACCACCATCTATGCCAAACTCGTCCACTTGA